One segment of Drosophila ananassae strain 14024-0371.13 chromosome 3R, ASM1763931v2, whole genome shotgun sequence DNA contains the following:
- the LOC6497904 gene encoding cytochrome b5, whose translation MSSALSNLLQSLRIVPLGHGKQGSKVMVVPSEKDRLKAAEILPEIALEEVAQHDSFDDCWVVIYDRVYDVTHFLREHPGGDDVIMDHAGRDATIAFHGTGHSRDAVEQMKHFLIGELPVQQRIFRTGKNKVLSSGIPE comes from the coding sequence ATGTCGTCGGCTCTGTCAAACCTCTTGCAATCCCTCCGCATCGTGCCCTTGGGACACGGCAAGCAGGGCTCCAAAGTGATGGTCGTGCCCAGCGAGAAAGACAGACTGAAGGCGGCCGAAATCCTGCCGGAGATCgccctggaggaggtggcacAGCACGACAGCTTCGATGACTGTTGGGTGGTGATCTACGACCGGGTTTACGACGTCACCCACTTCCTGAGGGAGCACCCCGGCGGCGATGACGTTATCATGGACCACGCCGGACGCGACGCCACCATCGCCTTTCATGGCACCGGACACTCCCGCGATGCCGTCGAGCAGATGAAGCACTTTCTGATCGGGGAGCTGCCGGTGCAGCAACGCATCTTCCGCACCGGCAAGAACAAGGTCCTGTCCTCGGGCATTCCGGAATAA
- the LOC6497622 gene encoding synaptotagmin-5 isoform X2 has protein sequence MDIVIREEDISLAQIGVYASVSFLVVSAVGAALYTTCSKRYRLNWFEQNLLESANEKEEDQQREALVAGAVGYNVDNVNEVPRGKFGTGNAGNLSPTSLKSEDNDPAFWVPASVTSTSAIQQQVSNTTEESAPPTPTSPTGSLKSNTLSYCSTTSVPIARSDKHVVLAMHPGRPRVSSMNAKLDHTKIDMTLYRSHSQPKTINPVTINEVRGNLHLSIGYDPVGGLLNVRLLEAQNLQPRQFSGTADPYAKVRLLPDKKNFWQTRIHKKTLNPVFDEQFVFEVTAGVIDKRTVEILLYDFDAYSRHVCIGGSKIHLASLDLSEQVKLWTPLSSASAQDMKVDLGDLMVSLAYLPSAERLMVVLIKARNLRIVDDARNSSDPYVKVTLLGPGGKKMKKRKTGVQRGTLNPVYNEALAFDVGKETLKNCVLEFTVVHDGLLGSSEILGRAIIGNSPEVRTEEKIFFEEIFRAKNATAQWVPLQEPATNLANTAKSTTNRN, from the exons ATGGACATTGTCATACGTGAGGAGGACATATCCCTGGCCCAGATTGGTGTTTACGCCTCGGTGTCCTTTCTGGTGGTCTCTGCCGTGGGAGCCGCCCTTTACACCACCTGCTCGAAGCGCTACCGCCTGAACTGGTTCGAACAGAATCTCCTGGAGTCGGCCAACGAGAAGGAAGAGGACCAACAGAG GGAGGCTCTGGTTGCCGGCGCCGTGGGCTACAATGTGGACAACGTGAACGAGGTGCCGCGTGGGAAATTCGGGACTGGAAACGCCGGAAACCTCAGCCCCACCTCACTCAAGAGCGAGGACAACGACCCGGCCTTCTGGGTACCGGCCTCGGTCACCTCCACCTCGGCCATCCAGCAACAGGTGTCCAACACCACCGAAGAGTCCGCCCCACCCACTCCCACCTCGCCCACTGGCAGTCTCAAGTCGAACACTCTGTCCTACTGCTCAACCACATCGGTTCCAATCGCCCGGTCGGACAAGCATGTGGTCCTGGCCATGCACCCGGGTCGTCCGCGAGTGTCCTCGATGAACGCCAAACTGGACCACACCAAAATCGATATGACCTTGTACAGGAGC CACTCGCAGCCAAAGACCATCAACCCAGTGACCATCAATGAAGTTAGAGGCAATCTCCACTTGAGCATCGGCTATGACCCGGTGGGAGGCTTACTGAATGTCAGGTTGTTGGAGGCCCAGAATCTTCAGCCAAGGCAGTTTAGTGGCACCGCAGATCCCTATGCCAAGGTCCGACTTCTGCCTGACAAGAAGAACTTTTGGCAAACGCGCATTCACAAGAAGACCCTGAATCCCG TATTCGATGAGCAGTTTGTTTTCGAGGTCACCGCCGGAGTTATTGACAAACGCACTGTGGAAATTCTACTCTACGACTTTGATGCCTATTCCCGACACGTTTGCATTGGCGGAAGCAAAATCCACCTGGCCAGCCTGGACTTGAGTGAGCAGGTGAAGCTCTGGACGCCACTGAGCTCGGCTTCGGCCCAGGACATGAAGGTGGACCTCGGCGACTTAATGGTGTCCCTGGCCTACTTGCCCTCGGCAGAGCGCTTGATGGTGGTGCTGATCAAGGCCCGTAACCTTAGGATTGTGGACGATGCCCGGAACTCATCGGATCCGTATGTAAAGGTAACTCTACTAGGACCTGGAGGTAAGAAGATGAAGAAGCGCAAGACAGGCGTCCAGAGAGGCACCCTGAATCCCGTTTACAATGAAGCTCTGGCTTTCGATGTGGGCAAGGAGACGCTAAAGAATTGTGTCCTGGAGTTTACTGTAGTCCACGATGGCTTATTGG GTTCAAGTGAAATTTTGGGACGTGCCATCATTGGAAATTCACCGGAAGTGCGCACagaggaaaaaatatttttcgaggAAATTTTCCGGGCCAAGAACGCAACAGCCCAATGGGTTCCACTACAAGAGCCGGCAACCAACTTGGCCAACACAGCCAAGTCCACAACCAACCGCAACTAG
- the LOC6497622 gene encoding synaptotagmin-5 isoform X1, translating to MDIVIREEDISLAQIGVYASVSFLVVSAVGAALYTTCSKRYRLNWFEQNLLESANEKEEDQQSREALVAGAVGYNVDNVNEVPRGKFGTGNAGNLSPTSLKSEDNDPAFWVPASVTSTSAIQQQVSNTTEESAPPTPTSPTGSLKSNTLSYCSTTSVPIARSDKHVVLAMHPGRPRVSSMNAKLDHTKIDMTLYRSHSQPKTINPVTINEVRGNLHLSIGYDPVGGLLNVRLLEAQNLQPRQFSGTADPYAKVRLLPDKKNFWQTRIHKKTLNPVFDEQFVFEVTAGVIDKRTVEILLYDFDAYSRHVCIGGSKIHLASLDLSEQVKLWTPLSSASAQDMKVDLGDLMVSLAYLPSAERLMVVLIKARNLRIVDDARNSSDPYVKVTLLGPGGKKMKKRKTGVQRGTLNPVYNEALAFDVGKETLKNCVLEFTVVHDGLLGSSEILGRAIIGNSPEVRTEEKIFFEEIFRAKNATAQWVPLQEPATNLANTAKSTTNRN from the exons ATGGACATTGTCATACGTGAGGAGGACATATCCCTGGCCCAGATTGGTGTTTACGCCTCGGTGTCCTTTCTGGTGGTCTCTGCCGTGGGAGCCGCCCTTTACACCACCTGCTCGAAGCGCTACCGCCTGAACTGGTTCGAACAGAATCTCCTGGAGTCGGCCAACGAGAAGGAAGAGGACCAACAGAG CAGGGAGGCTCTGGTTGCCGGCGCCGTGGGCTACAATGTGGACAACGTGAACGAGGTGCCGCGTGGGAAATTCGGGACTGGAAACGCCGGAAACCTCAGCCCCACCTCACTCAAGAGCGAGGACAACGACCCGGCCTTCTGGGTACCGGCCTCGGTCACCTCCACCTCGGCCATCCAGCAACAGGTGTCCAACACCACCGAAGAGTCCGCCCCACCCACTCCCACCTCGCCCACTGGCAGTCTCAAGTCGAACACTCTGTCCTACTGCTCAACCACATCGGTTCCAATCGCCCGGTCGGACAAGCATGTGGTCCTGGCCATGCACCCGGGTCGTCCGCGAGTGTCCTCGATGAACGCCAAACTGGACCACACCAAAATCGATATGACCTTGTACAGGAGC CACTCGCAGCCAAAGACCATCAACCCAGTGACCATCAATGAAGTTAGAGGCAATCTCCACTTGAGCATCGGCTATGACCCGGTGGGAGGCTTACTGAATGTCAGGTTGTTGGAGGCCCAGAATCTTCAGCCAAGGCAGTTTAGTGGCACCGCAGATCCCTATGCCAAGGTCCGACTTCTGCCTGACAAGAAGAACTTTTGGCAAACGCGCATTCACAAGAAGACCCTGAATCCCG TATTCGATGAGCAGTTTGTTTTCGAGGTCACCGCCGGAGTTATTGACAAACGCACTGTGGAAATTCTACTCTACGACTTTGATGCCTATTCCCGACACGTTTGCATTGGCGGAAGCAAAATCCACCTGGCCAGCCTGGACTTGAGTGAGCAGGTGAAGCTCTGGACGCCACTGAGCTCGGCTTCGGCCCAGGACATGAAGGTGGACCTCGGCGACTTAATGGTGTCCCTGGCCTACTTGCCCTCGGCAGAGCGCTTGATGGTGGTGCTGATCAAGGCCCGTAACCTTAGGATTGTGGACGATGCCCGGAACTCATCGGATCCGTATGTAAAGGTAACTCTACTAGGACCTGGAGGTAAGAAGATGAAGAAGCGCAAGACAGGCGTCCAGAGAGGCACCCTGAATCCCGTTTACAATGAAGCTCTGGCTTTCGATGTGGGCAAGGAGACGCTAAAGAATTGTGTCCTGGAGTTTACTGTAGTCCACGATGGCTTATTGG GTTCAAGTGAAATTTTGGGACGTGCCATCATTGGAAATTCACCGGAAGTGCGCACagaggaaaaaatatttttcgaggAAATTTTCCGGGCCAAGAACGCAACAGCCCAATGGGTTCCACTACAAGAGCCGGCAACCAACTTGGCCAACACAGCCAAGTCCACAACCAACCGCAACTAG
- the LOC6497621 gene encoding class E basic helix-loop-helix protein 22: protein MDPSNLPFGFPGLPNHGHMPIPPTANMLGAHPAPTASPPQSVPGRRTPLGSVGLGGFYAQGMGMSQPPTDENKPGPSAPDKSLSPTAVAIAAISGGTTTVAVPSGSGGGSGSGPGGSNGGKQKNRQGKTVRLNINARERRRMHDLNDALDELRSVIPYAHSPSVRKLSKIATLLLAKNYILMQQNALEELRRLLAYIQSTTGAAPLDLGSFPAAAKLQALLQGPHNEPPTSSSS, encoded by the exons ACCACGGACACATGCCCATTCCGCCCACGGCGAATATGCTGGGTGCCCACCCCGCCCCCACCGCCAGTCCGCCGCAAAGCGTCCCCGGCCGCAGGACGCCTCTGGGCTCTGTGGGACTTGGCGGCTTCTATGCCCAGGGCATGGGCATGTCCCAGCCGCCGACTGATGAGAACAAGCCAGGACCCAGTGCTCCCGACAAGTCTCTGAGCCCCACCGCCGTCGCCATCGCGGCCATCAGTGGCGGCACCACCACGGTGGCGGTGCCGAGTGGCTCCGGAGGCGGTAGTGGGTCTGGGCCAGGGGGCTCCAACGGTGGGAAGCAGAAGAACCGGCAGGGGAAGACCGTGAGGCTGAACATCAATGCCAGGGAGCGGCGGAGAATGCACGATTTGAACGATGCCTTGGATGAATTGAGGAGCGTGATTCCCTATGCCCACTCCCCGTCCGTGAGGAAGCTGTCCAAGATAGCCACTCTTCTTCTCGCCAAAAACTACATACTGATGCAGCAGAACGCCCTCGAGGAGTTAAGAAG ACTCCTCGCTTATATACAGAGCACCACGGGAGCAGCTCCTCTGGACCTGGGGTCCTTCCCAGCTGCCGCCAAGCTGCAGGCTCTGCTCCAAGGACCTCACAACGAACcgcccaccagcagcagcagttaa